TCACCATTGAGGATCATTCGAAAGGCCGTGCAATTCCTGGCGAAACGGGATGGTATCAGCATACTGGATATTGGCAGCGGGGTAGGGAAGTTTTGCCTTGCCGGCGCTTATTATCAACCCTCTGTATTATTCTCCGGTGTTGAGCAAAGACAGTATCTGATCGATGAAGCAAGGCTGGCAAATGAAAGGCTGGGAGGACTGAATGTGAATTTCATTTACAGGAATTTTACGCAGCTGGACTTCAATCAATTTGATGGTTTCTTTTTTTACAATTCTTTTTTTGAGAATCTGCCCGGTACGGGTAAGATAGATAACAGGCTCGAATACACGAAAGAGTTATATGATTATTACACTTTCTATCTGAGCCGTAAATTTTCTGAGTTGCCGGAAGGGACCAGGATTGTTACTTATTGCAGCTGGGACGATGAGATGCCTTCCGGATACAACCTGGTGGAAACCCGTGAAGAAGGTTTGCTGAAATTCTGGAAAAAAGGAAGCAAACCGGATTTGTATTCACCCTGCTAATACTGATATATGTTCAGGCCCGCAATACTCGATACCATCAGGAATTATTCATCAAAAGATCTGACAAGAGATTTGCTTGCCGGGTTGATAGTAGGTGTAGTGGCTTTGCCTTTGGCGATTGCGTTTGCCATCGCTTCTGGTGTTTCACCTGAGAAGGGAATTTACACGGCCGTTATTGCCGGGTTTATAATTTCCTTCCTGGGTGGGAGCAAGGTTCAGATAGGAGGGCCTACGGGCGCCTTCATCATCGTTGTTTATGGAATTGTGCAGCAATACGGGATAGATGGTCTTGGTGTAGCCACGCTGATGGCTGGTGCAATGCTGATGATCATGGGCTTTGCAAAACTGGGAGCCGTTATCAAATTTATTCCTTACCCATTGGTGGTAGGTTTTACAAGTGGGATAGCCGTGATCATATTTTCTTCACAGCTGAAAGATCTTTTCGGATTTCCGATAGAACAACTGCCTGCAGATTTTATTGAAAAATGGAAAATTTATTTTGATGCAGCTCCGGGTGTGAACTGGTATGCCTGTTCAATAGCCGCGTTAACGCTTATGATCGTGATGGCCTGGCCTAAAATAACGCATAAGATACCCGGATCCCTGATCGCAATCCTGGTCTGTTCGGCAGTTGTTCATGTACTGGACCTGCCTGTTGAAACGATCGGCAGCAGGTTTCCTGCAATTCCTTCTTCTTTGCCCTCGCCGGTATTTCCTGATATGGATCTAGCCTCCATAAGAAAACTGGTGCAACCTGCTTTCACTATTGCATTGCTGGGAGGGATCGAATCGCTTTTGTCAGCAATGGTGGCAGATGGCATGACGGGAGACAGGCACAGATCAAATACTGAACTGGTGGCGCAGGGTGTTGCCAATATTTTCTCTGCTACTTTCGGAGGGATCCCGGCAACCGGCGCCATTGCCCGCACTGCCACCAATGTGAAGAATGAAGGCAGAACGCCTGTAGCGGGAATGGTTCACGCATTGACCTTGTTGCTGATCATCCTGTTTGCAGGACAATGGGCAGCGATGGTTCCGATGGCCACTCTCGCAGGCATTCTGGTGATGGTGGCATACAATATGAGTGAATGGAGGAATTTCCGGGCTATCACCAAAGGATCGCGGAGCGATCTGGCTGTTTTGCTTACATCATTCATCCTGACTGTTATGGTTGATCTTACGGTAGCCATCGAGATAGGATTACTCCTGGCTGTTTTTTTGTTTATGAGAAAGTTGATCCAATCCACCAGTGTAAAGATCCTGTCCATCGATAATGAGGAAAAAAACAATACAGGAATTCTGGAAAACGATAAATACCGGATACCGGAAGGGGTTGAAGTTTTTGAAGTGACCGGCCCCTTGTTCTTTGGTGCTGCATACAAGTTCAAAGATGCGATCAGGCTGGTAGGAAAACCTCCCCGCTTCCTGATCATCCGAATGAGAAATATACCGGTTATCGATGCAACAGGTATCAATGCCATCAAAGAAGTGCATAAAGAGATCAAAAAACAAGGCTCCAAACTTATCCTTTCTGAAGTTGTCCATGAACAGGTTTGGAATGAATTGAAAAGATCCAGATTGTTATTTGCTATAGGAAAAGCCAACGTGACGAAAAGTTTCGAAGGTGCTTTGAAGAGATGCATCATGTTGAAAGAAGGGGCTTAACCTGACGCCATATCCAAACAGATCCCACCCTAAGCCGTTTTCGATAAGAAAACCTGAAACCCCGCATTTGCGGGGTTTTTCATTAATAACCATTAATCGATTCGTCAATTATGATAACAATAGATCAAATATTCAATTTTAGATTTCCCTGATAAAGTCTGATAGAAATCCCGCATTTTTCGGCAGTAATTCACTTTCTCCATGGCCTACTGAACTAATTCCGCGTAAGAATTACGCAGGTCAGT
This portion of the Pseudobacter ginsenosidimutans genome encodes:
- a CDS encoding methyltransferase domain-containing protein, whose amino-acid sequence is MTLVRKPTDIHRYFASEQSFCELYSPAIRLLNDVHWSPLRIIRKAVQFLAKRDGISILDIGSGVGKFCLAGAYYQPSVLFSGVEQRQYLIDEARLANERLGGLNVNFIYRNFTQLDFNQFDGFFFYNSFFENLPGTGKIDNRLEYTKELYDYYTFYLSRKFSELPEGTRIVTYCSWDDEMPSGYNLVETREEGLLKFWKKGSKPDLYSPC
- a CDS encoding SulP family inorganic anion transporter; its protein translation is MFRPAILDTIRNYSSKDLTRDLLAGLIVGVVALPLAIAFAIASGVSPEKGIYTAVIAGFIISFLGGSKVQIGGPTGAFIIVVYGIVQQYGIDGLGVATLMAGAMLMIMGFAKLGAVIKFIPYPLVVGFTSGIAVIIFSSQLKDLFGFPIEQLPADFIEKWKIYFDAAPGVNWYACSIAALTLMIVMAWPKITHKIPGSLIAILVCSAVVHVLDLPVETIGSRFPAIPSSLPSPVFPDMDLASIRKLVQPAFTIALLGGIESLLSAMVADGMTGDRHRSNTELVAQGVANIFSATFGGIPATGAIARTATNVKNEGRTPVAGMVHALTLLLIILFAGQWAAMVPMATLAGILVMVAYNMSEWRNFRAITKGSRSDLAVLLTSFILTVMVDLTVAIEIGLLLAVFLFMRKLIQSTSVKILSIDNEEKNNTGILENDKYRIPEGVEVFEVTGPLFFGAAYKFKDAIRLVGKPPRFLIIRMRNIPVIDATGINAIKEVHKEIKKQGSKLILSEVVHEQVWNELKRSRLLFAIGKANVTKSFEGALKRCIMLKEGA